From Medicago truncatula cultivar Jemalong A17 chromosome 7, MtrunA17r5.0-ANR, whole genome shotgun sequence, a single genomic window includes:
- the LOC25499729 gene encoding cytochrome b561 and DOMON domain-containing protein At3g61750 isoform X2 has translation MAKLRSLVQIWPSFVRICMLNLIFNFKTIALGDDTASSESTCKNTNFQIFLPPPYQNISSPICKPVWHTYELRYTKNGDTTTIILSAPYTVGWVGIGFSRDGKMVGSSAMVGWINKHGHAKIKQYYLRGNKSSEVIANKGELPLNNVPAAVATNGAEIYLAFQLQTTIPFGKQPILLAFSTKHPHEHHLSKHDDKTTIIFDFSSGSMDPASNSLIQMRKNHGIIGIIGWGLILPVGAIVARYFKHKEPLWFYLHSIIQFVGFAFGLATVLLGLQLYSQMHVHIPAHRGIGIFVLVLSILQILAFFLRPNRDSKFRKMWNLYHSWFGRMALFFAALNIVLGMQAAGATNAWKTSYGFLAGIIIVVVIVLEILAYLKRSEKRSLPPNFQMDPLGEEIFPRNNQTKGPG, from the exons ATGGCAAAGCTAAGATCTTTGGTTCAGATATGGCCATCTTTTGTTAGGATATGCATGCTGAATCTCATCTTCAACTTCAAGACCATTGCATTAGGAGATGACACAGCATCGTCCGAAAGTACATGCAAGAatacaaattttcaaattttccttCCTCCACCTTATCAGAATATATCATCTCCAATATGCAAACCCGTTTGGCATACATATGAATTGAGG TACACAAAAAATGGTGATACCACAACAATCATATTATCTGCACCCTACACAGTTGGGTGGGTGGGGATTGGATTTTCTAGAGATGGAAAGATGGTTGGTTCAAGTGCAATGGTGGGATGGATTAATAAACATGGTCATGCAAAAATCAAGCAGTATTATCTAAGGGGTAACAAATCATCAGAAGTCATTGCAAACAAAGGTGAACTGCCTCTAAATAATGTGCCAGCTGCTGTGGCAACAAATGGGGCTGAAATTTATTTGGCATTTCAGCTTCAAACAACAATTCCATTTGGGAAGCAACCAATTTTGTTGGCTTTTAGTACTAAGCATCCACATGAACACCACCTGTCAAAGCATGATGacaaaacaacaattatatttgatttttcttcag GTTCTATGGATCCAGCATCCAATAGTTTGATTCAAATGAGAAAGAATCATGGAATAATTGGTATAATAGGGTGGGGCTTAATCCTACCAGTAGGTGCAATTGTTGCTAGGTACTTCAAACATAAGGAACCCCTTTGGTTCTATCTACATTCAATCATTCAATTTGTTGGATTTGCATTTGGACTTGCTACTGTCCTTCTTGGATTACAACTCTACTCCCAAATGCATGTCCACATACCAGCTCACAGAGGAATTGGCATTTTTGTCCTTGTGCTAAGCATTCTTCAG ATATTGGCATTCTTCTTGAGACCAAATAGGGATTCCAAGTTTCGCAAAATGTGGAATTTGTACCACAGTTGGTTTGGAAGGATGGCACTATTCTTTGCAGCCTTGAACATAGTATTGGGAATGCAAGCTGCAGGAGCAACGAATGCTTGGAAGACAAGCTATGGATTCCTTGCTGGTATTATAATTGTTGTAGTTATCGTTCTCGAAATATTGGCATATTTAAAAAGGTCAGAGAAACGTTCTCTTCCTCCAAATTTCCAAATGGACCCTCTTGGAGAAGAAATCTTTCCAAGAAATAATCAAACAAAAG GGCCAGGGTGA
- the LOC25499729 gene encoding cytochrome b561 and DOMON domain-containing protein At3g61750 isoform X1 gives MAKLRSLVQIWPSFVRICMLNLIFNFKTIALGDDTASSESTCKNTNFQIFLPPPYQNISSPICKPVWHTYELRYTKNGDTTTIILSAPYTVGWVGIGFSRDGKMVGSSAMVGWINKHGHAKIKQYYLRGNKSSEVIANKGELPLNNVPAAVATNGAEIYLAFQLQTTIPFGKQPILLAFSTKHPHEHHLSKHDDKTTIIFDFSSGAKSGSMDPASNSLIQMRKNHGIIGIIGWGLILPVGAIVARYFKHKEPLWFYLHSIIQFVGFAFGLATVLLGLQLYSQMHVHIPAHRGIGIFVLVLSILQILAFFLRPNRDSKFRKMWNLYHSWFGRMALFFAALNIVLGMQAAGATNAWKTSYGFLAGIIIVVVIVLEILAYLKRSEKRSLPPNFQMDPLGEEIFPRNNQTKGPG, from the exons ATGGCAAAGCTAAGATCTTTGGTTCAGATATGGCCATCTTTTGTTAGGATATGCATGCTGAATCTCATCTTCAACTTCAAGACCATTGCATTAGGAGATGACACAGCATCGTCCGAAAGTACATGCAAGAatacaaattttcaaattttccttCCTCCACCTTATCAGAATATATCATCTCCAATATGCAAACCCGTTTGGCATACATATGAATTGAGG TACACAAAAAATGGTGATACCACAACAATCATATTATCTGCACCCTACACAGTTGGGTGGGTGGGGATTGGATTTTCTAGAGATGGAAAGATGGTTGGTTCAAGTGCAATGGTGGGATGGATTAATAAACATGGTCATGCAAAAATCAAGCAGTATTATCTAAGGGGTAACAAATCATCAGAAGTCATTGCAAACAAAGGTGAACTGCCTCTAAATAATGTGCCAGCTGCTGTGGCAACAAATGGGGCTGAAATTTATTTGGCATTTCAGCTTCAAACAACAATTCCATTTGGGAAGCAACCAATTTTGTTGGCTTTTAGTACTAAGCATCCACATGAACACCACCTGTCAAAGCATGATGacaaaacaacaattatatttgatttttcttcagGTGCAAAATCAG GTTCTATGGATCCAGCATCCAATAGTTTGATTCAAATGAGAAAGAATCATGGAATAATTGGTATAATAGGGTGGGGCTTAATCCTACCAGTAGGTGCAATTGTTGCTAGGTACTTCAAACATAAGGAACCCCTTTGGTTCTATCTACATTCAATCATTCAATTTGTTGGATTTGCATTTGGACTTGCTACTGTCCTTCTTGGATTACAACTCTACTCCCAAATGCATGTCCACATACCAGCTCACAGAGGAATTGGCATTTTTGTCCTTGTGCTAAGCATTCTTCAG ATATTGGCATTCTTCTTGAGACCAAATAGGGATTCCAAGTTTCGCAAAATGTGGAATTTGTACCACAGTTGGTTTGGAAGGATGGCACTATTCTTTGCAGCCTTGAACATAGTATTGGGAATGCAAGCTGCAGGAGCAACGAATGCTTGGAAGACAAGCTATGGATTCCTTGCTGGTATTATAATTGTTGTAGTTATCGTTCTCGAAATATTGGCATATTTAAAAAGGTCAGAGAAACGTTCTCTTCCTCCAAATTTCCAAATGGACCCTCTTGGAGAAGAAATCTTTCCAAGAAATAATCAAACAAAAG GGCCAGGGTGA
- the LOC25499730 gene encoding uncharacterized protein isoform X2, with the protein MKAKLIVEVTSSPASSSTIALAAAARQTGGKVVCILPEPVLDESKKAINNSGLNDQVEFKTEDPSKLLPRYKNIDFSLVDCKDESYAMLLNLIDVNPVRSVVVANNLVGDRKGLEGIRRKDEKLAVRSVKHSIGKGMEVTMISKNDETDHKRHHHARKRNKSKWVAKFDEKSGEEHIFRLSQLDLL; encoded by the coding sequence ATGAAAGCAAAACTTATAGTGGAAGTAACATCATCTCCTGCATCTTCATCAACGATTGCCCTTGCCGCTGCCGCGCGACAAACCGGAGGCAAAGTTGTGTGTATTCTTCCTGAGCCAGTCCTGGATGAGTCCAAAAAAGCAATCAACAACTCAGGGCTTAATGACCAAGTAGAATTTAAAACTGAAGATCCATCAAAGTTATTGCCGCGCTACAAAAACATTGATTTCTCCCTTGTTGATTGCAAAGATGAAAGCTATGCAATGTTGCTTAATTTGATAGATGTTAATCCTGTTAGATCTGTTGTTGTTGCAAATAACTTGGTTGGTGATAGAAAAGGGTTGGAAGGAATAAGGAGAAAAGATGAGAAACTAGCAGTAAGATCTGTGAAACATTCTATAGGAAAAGGTATGGAAGTAACTATGATTAGCAAGAATGATGAAACTGATCATAAGAGACATCATCATGCAAGAAAAAGGAACAAGAGCAAGTGGGTTGCCAAGTTTGATGAGAAGAGTGGTGAGGAACACATATTCAGATTATCTCAGCTGGACTTGTTATAG
- the LOC25499730 gene encoding uncharacterized protein isoform X1 yields MEWSATCAARAYLDTLRLCNNVGSLRVQELGSNEFVSALAAGMKAKLIVEVTSSPASSSTIALAAAARQTGGKVVCILPEPVLDESKKAINNSGLNDQVEFKTEDPSKLLPRYKNIDFSLVDCKDESYAMLLNLIDVNPVRSVVVANNLVGDRKGLEGIRRKDEKLAVRSVKHSIGKGMEVTMISKNDETDHKRHHHARKRNKSKWVAKFDEKSGEEHIFRLSQLDLL; encoded by the exons ATGGAATGGTCTGCAACATGTGCTGCAAGGGCTTACCTTGATACCCTTAGACTG TGTAATAATGTTGGCAGTTTGAGAGTGCAAGAGTTGGGAAGTAATGAATTTGTATCAGCATTAGCAGCAGGAATGAAAGCAAAACTTATAGTGGAAGTAACATCATCTCCTGCATCTTCATCAACGATTGCCCTTGCCGCTGCCGCGCGACAAACCGGAGGCAAAGTTGTGTGTATTCTTCCTGAGCCAGTCCTGGATGAGTCCAAAAAAGCAATCAACAACTCAGGGCTTAATGACCAAGTAGAATTTAAAACTGAAGATCCATCAAAGTTATTGCCGCGCTACAAAAACATTGATTTCTCCCTTGTTGATTGCAAAGATGAAAGCTATGCAATGTTGCTTAATTTGATAGATGTTAATCCTGTTAGATCTGTTGTTGTTGCAAATAACTTGGTTGGTGATAGAAAAGGGTTGGAAGGAATAAGGAGAAAAGATGAGAAACTAGCAGTAAGATCTGTGAAACATTCTATAGGAAAAGGTATGGAAGTAACTATGATTAGCAAGAATGATGAAACTGATCATAAGAGACATCATCATGCAAGAAAAAGGAACAAGAGCAAGTGGGTTGCCAAGTTTGATGAGAAGAGTGGTGAGGAACACATATTCAGATTATCTCAGCTGGACTTGTTATAG
- the LOC120577093 gene encoding alpha/beta-gliadin-like has product MDQLEQEVHELRGEVTTLRAEVEKLTSLVSSLMATNDPPLVQQRPQSPYQPMCPQKPRQQAPRQSIPQNQVPQKFIPQNQVQKASQCDPIPVKYADLLPILLKKNLVQTLPLPRVPNSLPPWYRPDLNCVFHQGAPGHDTEQCYPLKEEVQKLIENNVWSFDDQDIKVLLQQQHLAPHSVAAVRPITNVVQDPGYQPQFRPSQQQYLDSHSVTTVLPIMNVVRNPGYQPQFQQYQQQPRQQAPRIKFDPIPMKYGELFPYLLERNLVQTRPTPPIPKKLPARWRPDLFCVFHQGAQGHDVERCFL; this is encoded by the coding sequence ATGGATCAACTTGAGCAAGAGGTCCACGAGCTTCGTGGAGAAGTAACAACACTTAGggctgaggtagagaagttaactagccttgtatcttcattgatggctaCAAACGATCCACCGCTTGTCCAACAAAGGCCTCAATCACCATATCAGCCAATGTGCCCTCAAAAGCCTCGACAACAGGCTCCTCGGCAGTCTATCCCTCAGAATCAGGTTCCTCAGAAGTTCATTCCGCAAAATCAGGTCCAAAAAGCATCTCAGTGTGACCCGATTCctgtgaaatatgcggatttgcttcccattttgcttaAGAAGAACCTTGTTCAAACCCTACCACTTCCTCGGGTGCCGAATTCGCTGCCACCTTGGTATCGCCCTGACCTCAACTGTgtattccatcaaggggcaccaggtcATGACACTGAGCAATGCTACCCTTTGAAagaagaagttcagaagttgattgaaaataacgtCTGGTCCTTCGATGACCAAGATATAAAagtgctacttcaacaacaacatctggcTCCTCACTCTGTTGCCGCTGTTAGACCCATCACCAATGTTGTTCAAGATCCGGGTTATCAACCCCAGTTTCGACCAAGTCAACAACAGTATCTGGATTCTCACTCTGTTACCACTGTTTTGCCCATCATGAATGTTGTCCGCAATCCGGGTTATCAGCCCCAGTTtcagcaatatcaacaacagcctCGACAACAGGCTCCAAGAATTAAATTTGATCCGATTCCAATGAAATATGGGGAGTTGTTTCCCTATTTGCTTGAGAGGAACCTTGTCCAGACTAGGCCAACTCCTCCAATACCGAAGAAATTGCCGGCTCGATGGAGACCTGAtctcttttgtgttttccatcaaggggcacaaggtcatgatGTTGAGCGCTGTTTTCTTTAA